A window of Cryptomeria japonica chromosome 3, Sugi_1.0, whole genome shotgun sequence contains these coding sequences:
- the LOC131070009 gene encoding uncharacterized protein LOC131070009 encodes MGKSMVIKLILVVSLSLFNFHVSSAKRTILIGDRRMLPSCTDCHRYTSDPTCCHLPHHPNLSPLMEEVEHSSPHQKSVEKHFSPDEKSVERLSADEKTA; translated from the coding sequence ATGGGGAAATCTATGGTCATCAAGCTCATACTTGTTGTCTCGCTCAGTTTATTTAATTTCCATGTCTCCTCCGCTAAGCGTACCATTCTGATTGGAGACCGTCGAATGCTACCTAGTTGTACAGACTGCCACAGATATACTTCTGATCCTACTTGCTGCCATTTGCCACATCATCCTAATTTGTCACCACTCATGGAGGAAGTGGAGCATTCCTCACCACATCAAAAATCAGTGGAGAAGCATTTCTCACCAGATGAGAAATCAGTAGAGCGTTTATCAGCAGATGAAAAAACGGCTTAA